The Clostridia bacterium genome contains a region encoding:
- a CDS encoding HD domain-containing protein has product MTTLEKIKKNKDITTYILMADESMKALGYTEHSFAHVGKVSDTAKNILETLGYDAHTIELVQIAAYMHDIGNLVNRQEHSQSGAVMAFRILSALELPAEDVAIITTAIGNHDEGTGVAVNAVAAALIIADKTDVRRSRVRNSDVANFDIHDRVNYSVTQSDLEIDTTKKYILLKLTVDTKYSSIMDYFEIFLGRMSMCRKAAEKLGLRFRLEINGQRLL; this is encoded by the coding sequence ATGACTACACTCGAAAAAATCAAAAAAAATAAAGACATTACCACCTACATTCTCATGGCGGACGAGTCCATGAAGGCTTTAGGCTATACCGAGCATTCCTTTGCCCATGTGGGAAAGGTTTCAGATACCGCAAAAAACATTTTAGAAACCTTAGGCTATGATGCACACACCATTGAACTGGTACAGATTGCGGCATACATGCACGATATCGGAAATCTGGTCAACCGCCAGGAGCATTCCCAGAGCGGTGCGGTAATGGCGTTCCGTATTTTGTCCGCCTTAGAACTTCCCGCAGAGGATGTGGCAATCATCACCACTGCCATCGGTAACCATGACGAAGGTACGGGTGTTGCAGTAAACGCCGTTGCCGCGGCACTGATTATTGCGGACAAAACTGATGTGCGCCGCTCCCGTGTACGAAACAGCGATGTGGCAAACTTTGATATCCACGACCGTGTAAATTATTCGGTTACCCAATCAGACCTTGAAATTGATACCACGAAAAAATACATCCTGTTAAAGCTTACTGTTGATACAAAATATTCTTCTATTATGGACTACTTTGAAATTTTCTTAGGACGCATGAGCATGTGCCGTAAAGCGGCAGAAAAATTAGGCTTACGCTTCCGCCTTGAAATCAACGGACAACGATTACTTTAA
- a CDS encoding TIGR00730 family Rossman fold protein — translation MKICVYGASSNNIHESFIKNTEELGFKLASRGHSLVFGGGTNGLMGAIARGTTRGGGEVIGVAPTFFNVDGVLYEACTKMIPTETMRERKQIMEDLSDAFIMTPGGIGTFEEFFEILTLKQLARHAKPIAIFNVDGFYDPLLAFLQHAIDEGFMNERAKNMFDVFTDADALLDYLETDKKEAMLYKDFK, via the coding sequence ATGAAAATATGTGTTTACGGTGCTTCCAGCAATAACATTCATGAAAGTTTTATAAAAAATACAGAAGAGTTAGGCTTTAAACTGGCAAGTCGCGGACATTCTCTGGTGTTCGGTGGCGGCACAAACGGTCTGATGGGCGCTATAGCACGTGGTACGACCCGTGGCGGTGGCGAGGTTATCGGGGTTGCGCCCACCTTTTTCAATGTAGACGGCGTACTGTATGAGGCCTGCACAAAAATGATTCCCACTGAAACCATGCGCGAACGCAAGCAGATTATGGAGGATTTGTCCGATGCATTCATCATGACCCCGGGCGGTATCGGAACCTTTGAAGAGTTTTTTGAAATTTTAACCTTAAAACAGCTTGCACGCCATGCAAAGCCCATTGCCATTTTTAACGTAGACGGCTTTTATGACCCGTTACTTGCCTTTTTACAGCATGCCATTGACGAGGGTTTTATGAACGAAAGAGCAAAGAATATGTTTGACGTTTTTACAGATGCAGACGCGCTTTTGGATTATTTGGAAACCGACAAAAAAGAAGCAATGCTTTACAAAGATTTTAAATAA
- a CDS encoding SEL1-like repeat protein, whose translation MKSGTEKAKELWEQVLALQSNLSDDTDCKEVISLLKEARSQVDQDALLCADIEHALGFALLYADLRVGVNAEEISLAHSLLKKCADGKTEKAPVAASHLGVMYTEGRGCKKNFDLAFYYFQKAHDAGYDCSEQLRRFRKKFFGGYTLR comes from the coding sequence TTGAAGTCCGGAACGGAAAAGGCGAAGGAACTGTGGGAGCAAGTGCTTGCATTACAAAGCAATCTGTCGGATGATACCGATTGTAAAGAGGTAATTTCTTTGTTGAAAGAGGCACGATCGCAGGTAGATCAGGATGCCTTGCTTTGTGCAGATATTGAGCATGCCTTGGGATTTGCCCTTTTATATGCGGATCTTCGAGTGGGGGTGAATGCAGAGGAAATAAGTTTGGCACACAGCTTGCTGAAAAAATGTGCTGACGGCAAAACAGAGAAAGCGCCTGTTGCCGCGTCTCATTTAGGTGTTATGTATACCGAAGGACGCGGTTGCAAAAAGAATTTCGACTTAGCATTTTATTATTTTCAGAAAGCCCATGATGCAGGGTATGATTGCAGCGAACAGCTGCGTCGGTTCAGGAAAAAATTTTTTGGTGGATATACATTAAGATGA
- a CDS encoding DUF554 domain-containing protein, which produces MTGVLVNVLTVLAGSIVGLLFHKGISKKYSDAAMKAIGLCTLYIGFSGALDGNNVLVVIASMVLGTLCGTMLRIDDGINNLGKKIEKKFKKKKGNIAEGFVTASLLFCVGSMTIMGSLNAGISGDNTLLYTKAFLDLFSSAMLASSLGIGVLFAALFVFVFQGGLVILAEYIGPFLTDTAICEMNCVGSLLIIALGLNLLNVAKIKVADMLPAILFAVIITNLVAYF; this is translated from the coding sequence ATGACAGGTGTATTGGTAAATGTACTGACTGTTCTGGCAGGCAGTATTGTAGGGCTTTTATTTCACAAGGGCATTTCCAAAAAATATTCTGATGCAGCAATGAAAGCCATCGGTCTTTGCACCCTTTACATTGGCTTCAGCGGTGCTTTGGACGGCAACAATGTTTTGGTTGTTATTGCATCCATGGTACTTGGCACCCTTTGCGGAACCATGCTTCGCATAGACGATGGTATCAACAATCTCGGCAAAAAAATCGAAAAGAAATTCAAAAAGAAAAAGGGAAACATTGCAGAAGGCTTTGTGACTGCGTCTCTTTTGTTCTGTGTAGGCTCCATGACCATTATGGGCTCACTCAATGCAGGCATCAGCGGTGACAATACTTTGCTTTACACCAAAGCTTTCTTAGACCTTTTTTCCTCTGCGATGCTCGCCTCCTCTCTGGGCATCGGGGTACTGTTTGCCGCGCTGTTTGTTTTCGTTTTTCAGGGCGGACTTGTGATTCTTGCCGAATACATCGGTCCTTTTTTAACCGACACGGCAATTTGTGAAATGAACTGTGTTGGCTCGCTTTTGATTATCGCACTGGGCTTAAATCTGCTGAATGTTGCCAAAATCAAAGTTGCAGATATGTTGCCTGCCATCTTGTTTGCGGTTATCATCACAAACTTAGTTGCATATTTTTAA
- a CDS encoding helix-turn-helix transcriptional regulator has translation MNIGEAVKLRILELCKMRKITVNKLATISGVTQSTLSNITGGRNNSTTISTIKKLCDGLDISIEEFFCSELFRHLEQEIK, from the coding sequence TTGAATATCGGAGAAGCAGTAAAGCTTCGCATTTTAGAGCTTTGTAAAATGCGGAAAATCACAGTCAACAAATTGGCAACCATAAGCGGCGTAACCCAATCCACTTTAAGCAACATAACAGGCGGCAGAAACAACAGCACCACCATCTCCACCATCAAAAAGCTGTGTGACGGCTTAGATATTTCCATTGAGGAGTTTTTCTGTTCCGAGCTGTTCCGCCATTTAGAACAAGAGATAAAATAA